A genomic window from Massilia sp. METH4 includes:
- a CDS encoding adenosine deaminase, protein MNTQLRHIVQNMPKAELHIHIEGSLEPELIFALAQRNNVQLAYPSVEALRAAYAFKDLQSFLDIYYAGASVLLKEQDFYDMTAAYLARAKADHVRHAEIFFDPQTHTSRGVPIGDVINGIHRACADSDVSATLILCFLRHLSEDDALATLEAALPYRDKFIGVGLDSSEVGHPPEKFTRVFARARELGLHLVAHAGEEGPPEYIWSALDVLHVERIDHGVRCLEDAALTRRIAAERMALTVCPLSNIKLRVFDTMKEHNLLTLLDAGVVVTINSDDPAYFGGYLNENFLAAFDSLPLGLQHAHDLAKNGFAASFLPAEQKQKFLDEVDAYFAAFDVV, encoded by the coding sequence ATGAATACTCAACTCCGTCACATCGTGCAGAACATGCCGAAAGCCGAACTGCACATCCACATCGAAGGTTCGCTGGAACCCGAACTGATTTTCGCGCTGGCGCAGCGCAATAACGTGCAGCTCGCGTATCCATCGGTCGAAGCCCTGCGCGCCGCCTATGCCTTCAAGGATTTGCAGTCGTTCCTCGATATTTATTATGCCGGCGCCAGCGTGCTCCTGAAGGAGCAGGATTTTTATGACATGACCGCCGCCTACCTGGCGCGCGCCAAGGCCGATCACGTGCGCCACGCCGAAATCTTCTTCGATCCGCAAACGCACACTTCGCGCGGCGTGCCGATCGGCGACGTGATCAATGGCATCCACCGCGCCTGTGCCGACAGCGACGTGTCCGCCACGCTGATCCTGTGCTTCCTGCGCCACCTCTCCGAGGATGATGCGCTGGCCACGCTGGAGGCGGCGCTGCCGTACCGCGACAAGTTCATCGGCGTGGGCCTGGATTCCTCCGAAGTGGGCCACCCGCCGGAAAAATTCACGCGCGTTTTCGCGCGCGCCCGCGAGCTGGGCTTGCACCTGGTGGCGCACGCCGGCGAGGAAGGCCCGCCGGAGTACATCTGGTCGGCGCTGGACGTGCTGCACGTCGAGCGCATCGACCACGGCGTGCGCTGCCTGGAAGACGCCGCGCTCACGCGCCGCATCGCCGCCGAAAGGATGGCGCTGACGGTGTGCCCGCTGTCGAACATCAAGCTGCGCGTGTTCGACACGATGAAGGAGCATAACCTGCTGACCCTGCTGGACGCGGGCGTGGTCGTCACCATCAATTCCGACGACCCGGCGTATTTCGGCGGCTACCTGAACGAGAACTTCCTGGCCGCGTTCGACTCGCTGCCGCTGGGCCTGCAGCACGCGCACGACCTGGCGAAGAACGGCTTCGCCGCCTCGTTCCTGCCGGCGGAGCAAAAGCAGAAGTTCCTCGATGAGGTGGATGCCTATTTTGCGGCGTTCGATGTAGTCTAG